Proteins from a genomic interval of Clostridium sp. 'deep sea':
- a CDS encoding pitrilysin family protein, with product MQNIIKNKLNEDITKTTLANGLEVFIHPKKDYHSKYAIFATRYGSNDNDFIGLDGKRHKVPNGIAHFLEHKMFEEPTGNVFNDYSNMGVSVNAYTNYNMTAYLFSGTKNFYKALERLLDFVQNPYFTDENVAKEQGIIEQEIKMYDDQSGWILQRNLLECLYKNHPIRIDIAGTVESINKITKEMLYTCYHTFYNPSNMVLYIAGDVDVNKVIKEVANNQSKKDFKQLKKIERFFPEEPVAVNCSFDKIKMPIASPLMAVGYKEKPLIDPKARFKREMLTNLVNHLVIGKSSPLFNDLYEKGLVTDDFSVGHTGTATYSYEIYGGPTPDPQKLHQELLAGFDRAKQQGISRDAFERARRMFAGLHTISYDNLSMIANRYVSYLIKGIDFYQYNETLNALTLEEINERLQQCYNKKYHAFSVVEPN from the coding sequence ATGCAAAATATAATTAAAAATAAACTAAATGAAGATATTACAAAAACTACATTAGCCAATGGTTTAGAGGTATTCATTCATCCCAAAAAAGATTATCATAGTAAGTATGCCATATTTGCTACTCGTTATGGCTCTAATGATAATGATTTTATAGGTTTAGATGGCAAAAGACACAAGGTTCCTAATGGTATAGCCCATTTTTTAGAACACAAAATGTTTGAAGAACCAACTGGTAATGTATTTAATGACTACTCTAATATGGGAGTTTCGGTTAACGCTTATACTAATTACAATATGACTGCTTATCTATTTTCTGGTACAAAAAACTTTTACAAAGCATTAGAAAGGCTGCTAGATTTTGTTCAAAACCCTTATTTTACAGATGAAAATGTAGCTAAAGAGCAGGGCATAATAGAGCAAGAAATAAAAATGTATGATGATCAATCTGGGTGGATATTACAGAGGAACTTATTAGAGTGCTTGTATAAAAATCACCCTATTAGAATAGATATAGCTGGTACAGTAGAATCCATTAATAAAATAACAAAAGAGATGTTATATACCTGTTATCATACATTCTATAACCCATCAAATATGGTATTATATATAGCTGGTGACGTGGATGTAAATAAAGTCATAAAAGAAGTAGCTAATAACCAAAGCAAAAAAGATTTTAAACAGCTTAAAAAAATAGAAAGATTTTTCCCTGAGGAACCAGTAGCAGTTAATTGTAGCTTTGATAAGATTAAAATGCCTATAGCATCGCCATTAATGGCGGTTGGTTATAAAGAGAAGCCGTTAATAGACCCCAAAGCAAGATTTAAACGAGAAATGCTAACTAATCTAGTTAATCATTTAGTAATAGGTAAAAGTTCACCTTTATTTAATGACTTATACGAAAAAGGATTAGTAACAGATGATTTTTCAGTAGGTCATACAGGAACAGCAACTTATTCTTATGAAATTTATGGAGGTCCAACTCCAGATCCACAAAAATTACATCAAGAATTATTGGCTGGATTTGATAGAGCTAAACAGCAAGGAATATCTAGAGATGCATTTGAGAGAGCCAGAAGAATGTTTGCTGGTTTACACACTATAAGTTATGATAACTTGAGTATGATAGCTAATAGATATGTATCTTATTTAATAAAAGGCATTGATTTTTATCAGTATAACGAAACATTAAATGCTCTTACACTTGAAGAAATTAATGAAAGATTACAGCAATGTTATAAC